The following coding sequences lie in one Brassica napus cultivar Da-Ae chromosome C3 unlocalized genomic scaffold, Da-Ae chrC03_Random_10, whole genome shotgun sequence genomic window:
- the LOC125594632 gene encoding probable zinc metalloprotease EGY2, chloroplastic: protein MNLAASFRGNYGVLSQCCSSRCSLQFQPLVATSSLGFGQRDSYRRKKELKLFRVQRKRETFCRVTDTQTEPDGNNDEESGGEDKEALADEPPSQTPPTELVPEATVVDEAVGSNEENKVQFSSQDGDKLEVSTGSPLPGVNPLQLDDSMRLPKETIDILKDQVFGFDTFFVTSQEPYEGGVLFKGNLRGQPAKSYEKIKTRLENKFGDQYKLFLLSNPEDDKPVAVVVPRRSLEPETTAVPEWFAAGSFGLVALFTLFLRNVPALQSDLLSAFDNLELLKDGLPGALVTALVLGVHELGHVLVANNLGIKLGVPFFVPSWQIGSFGAITRIKNIVPKREDLLKVAAAGPLAGFSLGFVLFLVGLVVPPSDGIGVVVNSSVFHESFLVGGIAKLLLGDVLKEGTSISLNPLVIWAWAGLFINGINSIPAGELDGGKITFSIWGRKASARLTSVSLALLGLSALFSDVAFYWVVLIFFLQRGPIAPLAEEITEPEEKFVYLGILVLFLSLLVCLPYPFPFTGEDAMMIGL from the exons ATGAATCTCGCGGCTAGCTTTCGCGGCAATTACGGCGTCTTGTCGCAATGCTGCAGCTCACGTTGCAGTCTTCAGTTTCAGCCATTGGTAGCTACTTCGAGTTTAGGTTTTGGGCAGAGAGATAGCTATCgaaggaagaaggagctgaagctcTTCCGAGTTCAAAG AAAGAGAGAGACTTTTTGTAGAGTGACGGATACACAAACGGAACCAGATGGCAATAACGATGAG GAAAGTGGAGGAGAAGACAAAGAGGCGTTAGCAGATGAACCTCCTTCACAGACTCCTCCTACTGAGTTGGTTCCAGAGGCAACTGTTGTGGATGAAGCCGTAGGCAGTAATGAGGAAAACAAAGTTCAATTCAGCTCTCAG GACGGTGATAAATTAGAAGTTAGCACTGGCTCTCCTCTTCCTGGTGTGAAT CCGTTACAACTGGATGATTCCATGAGACTCCCCAAAGAAACGATTGATATCCTCAAGGACCAAGTATTTGGGTTTGACACCTTCTTTGTTACAAGCCAAGAACCATACGAG GGTGGGGTGTTGTTCAAAGGAAATCTAAGAGGCCAGCCTGCTAAAAGCTACGAGAAGATAAAGACAAGATTGGAG AATAAATTTGGTGACCAGTACAAGCTTTTCCTCCTTTCCAATCCAGAGGATGATAAACCTGTGGCTGTTGTTGTTCCTAGAAGGTCCTTGGAACCTGAGACAACAG CTGTTCCTGAATGGTTTGCTGCTGGTTCTTTCGGATTGGTGGCGTTGTTTACATTGTTTCTCCGTAATGTTCCCGCCTTGCAATCCGACTTACT ATCAGCATTTGACAACCTTGAGCTGCTGAAAGATGGCTTGCCAGGAGCTCTCGTCACCGCTCTCGTCCTTGGAGTGCATGAACTGGGACACGTTTTAGTTGCAAACAACCTAGGGATAAAGCTCGGTGTTCCGTTCTTCGTTCCAAGTTGGCAG ATAGGTTCTTTCGGTGCTATAACGAGAATCAAAAACATCGTGCCCAAACGAGAAGATCTTTTGAAGGTTGCAGCTGCAGGGCCTTTGGCTGGCTTTTCTCTGGGCTTTGTTCTGTTTCTTGTTGGGTTGGTCGTGCCTCCAAGTGACGGCATTGGCGTTGTAGTTAACTCTTCAGTGTTTCACGAATCCTTTCTTGTTGGTGGTATTG CAAAGCTATTACTCGGTGATGTACTAAAGGAAGGAACATCGATATCTTTGAACCCACTTGTGATATGGGCATGGGCTGGACTTTTCATCAATGGCATTAACAGCATCCCTGCAGGAGAGCTTGATGGTGGTAAAATCACTTTCTCCATTTGGGGTAGAAAG GCCTCAGCACGGCTCACGAGTGTCTCCTTAGCGCTTCTGGGTCTATCTGCGTTGTTCAGTGACGTGGCATTCTACTGGGTGGTGCTGATATTCTTCCTGCAGCGTGGACCAATAGCGCCGCTGGCTGAGGAAATCACTGAGCCTGAAGAGAAGTTTGTCTATCTAGGAATCTTGGTTCTCTTCCTCTCCTTGCTTGTGTGTTTGCCTTACCCGTTTCCTTTCACCGGCGAAGACGCCATGATGATTGGCTTGTGA
- the LOC106382968 gene encoding syntaxin-31, with the protein MGSTFRDRTAEFHSLSQTLKKIGAAIPSVHQAESDPTSSKRSSPPGSSRSEFNKKASQIGLRIHETSQKTARLSKLAKESSIFNDRTLEIQELTVLIRNDITGLNMALSDLQTLQNMEIADGSYSHDKVGHYTAVCDDLKTRLMGATKQFQDVLTARSENMKAHENRKQLFSAKNAAVDNQNHAKAVPEPPPWSSSSTPSGSLQQQPLLPPVNSGAPSGSQLRRRSAIENAPSQQMEMSMLQQTVPRQENYSQNRAVALHSVESTITELSGIFTHLATMVTQQGELAIRIDDNMDESLVNVEGARSALLQHLTRISSNRWLMIKIFAVIILFLIVFLFFVA; encoded by the exons ATGGGATCAACGTTCAGAGATCGCACGGCGGAGTTTCATTCACTCTCCCAAACGTTGAAGAAGATCGGAGCGGCGATTCCGTCCGTCCATCAAGCCGAAAGTGATCCGACATCCTCCAAACGGTCTTCGCCGCCTGGATCTTCGAGATCCGAGTTCAACAAGAAGGCTTCTCAGATCGGTTTGCGTATCCACGAAACGTCTCAGAAAACCGCTAGGCTCTCTAAAT TGGCAAAAGAATCGTCGATTTTCAATGACCGGACTTTGGAGATACAGGAGCTGACCGTGTTGATCAGGAACGATATCACGGGTCTGAACATGGCTCTCTCTGATCTGCAGACCCTTCAGAACATGGAGATCGCTGACGGGAGCTATTCGCATGACAAAGTCGGTCACTACACAGCTGTTTGTGATGACTTGAAAACAAGGCTCATGGGAGCTACAAAGCAGTTTCAAGACGTTCTAACTGCGAGATCAGAG AACATGAAGGCTCATGAAAACAGGAAACAACTCTTTTCTGCAAAAAATGCAGCAGTAGATAATCAGAATCATGCAAAAGCTGTACCTGAGCCTCCTCCTTGGTCAAGTTCATCAACTCCTTCCGGGAGTTTACAACAACAGCCACT TTTGCCGCCAGTTAATAGTGGAGCTCCTTCAGGTAGCCAGCTTAG ACGCAGATCTGCTATTGAGAATGCACCATCGCAGCAAATGGAGATGTCTATGTTACAGCAAACAGTACCAAGGCAGGAGAATTATAGCCAAAACCGAGCTGTTGCGCTTCACAGTGTGGAATCAACGATAACTGAGCTCAGTGGAATATTCACGCATTTAGCTACGATGGTCACTCAACAGGGAGAGCTAGCTATCAG AATCGATGACAATATGGATGAATCGTTAGTTAACGTAGAGGGAGCACGCAGCGCTCTTCTGCAGCATCTCACTAGAATTTCGTCTAATCGATGGCTCATGATCAAGATCTTCGCTGTTATCATATTGTTCCTCAttgttttcctcttctttgtgGCTTGA